In the genome of Dasypus novemcinctus isolate mDasNov1 chromosome 30, mDasNov1.1.hap2, whole genome shotgun sequence, one region contains:
- the TMED1 gene encoding transmembrane emp24 domain-containing protein 1, translated as MMAAGAALALALWLLLPPTGVAGAGPPPIQDGEFTFLLPAGRKQCFYQSAPANASLETEYQVIGGAGLDVDFSLESPQGVLLVSEARKADGMHTVEPTEAGDYKLCFDNSFSTISEKLVFFELIFDSLQEDEEVEGWAEAVEPEEMLDVKMEDIKESIETMRARLERSIQMLTLLRALEARDRNLQEGNLERVTFWSAVNVAVLLLVAVAQVCTLKRFFQDKRPVPT; from the exons ATGATGGCGGCCGGCGCGGCCCTAGCCCTGGCCCTGTGGCTACTGCTGCCGCCAACGGGGGTGGCAGGGGCGGGACCCCCGCCGATCCAGGACGGGGAGTTCACGTTCCTGCTGCCCGCGGGCAGGAAGCAGTGTTTCTACCAGTCCGCGCCGGCCAACGCGAGCCTCGAGACCGAATACCAG GTGATCGGTGGCGCTGGGCTGGACGTGGACTTCTCGCTAGAGAGCCCGCAGGGCGTGCTGCTGGTCAGCGAGGCCCGCAAGGCGGACGGCATGCACAC CGTGGAGCCCACGGAGGCCGGGGACTACAAGCTGTGCTTCGACAACTCCTTCAGCACCATCTCCGAGAAGCTCGTGTTCTTTGAACTCATCTTCGACAGCCTGCAGGAGGACGAGGAGGTGGAGGGCTGGGCCGAGGCCGTGGAGCCCGAGGAGATGCTGGACGTCAAGATGGAGGACATCAAG gagTCCATCGAGACCATGCGGGCGCGGCTGGAGCGCAGCATCCAGATGCTGACCCTGCTGCGGGCCCTGGAGGCGCGCGACCGCAACCTGCAGGAGGGCAACCTGGAACGCGTCACCTTCTGGTCGGCTGTGAACGTGGCCGTGCTGCTGCTCGTGGCCGTGGCGCAGGTGTGCACACTCAAGCGCTTCTTCCAGGACAAGCGCCCCGTGCCCACGTAG